In Lates calcarifer isolate ASB-BC8 linkage group LG23, TLL_Latcal_v3, whole genome shotgun sequence, a single genomic region encodes these proteins:
- the pald1a gene encoding paladin isoform X2, with protein sequence MGTTASAAPQPVSVASPLESVHGNGMADSRQSLSMSPFQTVNIHNNKAKSIITNKVAPVVITYNCRQEFQIHDDILKTNYKLGQISDTMPEHYLVQGEYFMVQDVYSKADVLNTTGSYGAPNFRQVKGSYPLYGMGQPSLNGFKQVLQRLQAQGHEEVIFFCVREEPVVFLHKDDDFVPYTPRRKENLHENLHGLEKEVLVESLELTIRKELHDFAKLNENIFFVYNDIEYFKDEPQKISITCEEDIHVTEEVYKRPMFTMPAYRYYRLPLPMEGAPLEEDFDAFVNILRERPSLSLGHNASRPLPALLFSCQVGVGRTNLAMILGTLVMNRLKGDSQPPPQVEEAAASEPKPLFQVIQSLINKLPNGQQVMEEVDQAIALCSEMHNIKEAIYENKSKLEGIGEDYQIQGSSTKDYFLNRTIQSLERYFYLIVFNAYLHEQYPLAFVSNFSQWMCCHAWLYRLLACMDLSELSAPAELVTRGARVLVADEYLAPDVLSTMKEMKAVNFRRVPKMPIYGVAQPTSEAAGAVLAHLTDERRKHSHVLWVNLQEELVLEGNGQIFTPREPSCLDQHIPLPSSDPQLIEKLETSLKEAILQAQKWLEVTLEQEKQMKMFKSCLTVQEIFNQHKSSHQGLVYKRIPLPDCSAPREEDFDKLLEAMKSALAEDSHSAFVFNCSNGKGRTTTAMVVAVLTLWHFNGFPEFADDEIVSVPDAKYTKGEFEVVMQLVRLLPDGHRMKREVDMALDSVSETMTPMHYHLREIIICTYRQIKSGKTEKECQQLLLRSLQCLERYIYLILFNTYLHLEKKDSWQRSFAVWMEQVAARAGVYDILNQLGFSEFENPRDTPLARLRCRWQQQNIQSLPFRGEFV encoded by the exons ATGGGTACAACTGCCAGTGCCGCACCACAGCCTGTTTCCGTAGCGTCGCCGCTTGAGAGTGTCCATGGCAACGGGATGGCCGACAGCAGGCAGTCTCTTAGCATGAGCCCCTTTCAGACAGTCAACATCCACAACAACAAGGCCAAGTCCATTATCACCAACAAAGTCGCACCTGTCGTCATCAC GTATAATTGCAGACAAGAATTCCAGATTCATGATGACATCCTCAAGACCAACTACAAACTTGGTCAGATATCAGACACTATGCCTGAGCACTACCTGGTGCAG GGGGAGTACTTCATGGTCCAGGATGTGTACAGCAAGGCAGATGTCCTGAATACCACGGGCAGCTACGGGGCGCCCAACTTCCGTCAAGTCAAGGGATCCTACCCGCTGTATGGGATGGGTCAGCCGAGCCTGAACGGCTTCAAACAGGTTCTCCAGAGGCTCCAGGCGCAAGGACATGAG GAGGTTATATTCTTCTGTGTACGAGAGGAGCCGGTCGTTTTCCTGCACAAGGATGATGACTTTGTGCCATACACCCCCAGGAGGAAGGAAAACCTACATGAGAACCTTCATGGTCTGGAAAAGGAGGTGCTGGTGGAGAGCCTGGAGCTCACCATCAGGAAGGAG CTCCACGACTTTGCCAAGCTCAACGAGAACATCTTCTTCGTCTACAATGACATAGAGTACTTTAAAGACGAGCCGCAGAAGATCTCTATCACGTGTGAGGAGGACATCCATGTGACCGAGGAGGTTTATAAGAGGCCCATGTTCACCATGCCGGCCTACAG GTACTACAGATTACCATTACCAATGGAGGGAGCACCATTGGAAGAAGACTTTGACGCATTTGTTAACATACTCAGG GAGCGCCCCAGCTTGTCTCTGGGCCACAATGCGTCCCGGCCGCTGCCTGCTCTGCTCTTCAGCTGTCAGGTGGGCGTCGGCCGTACCAACCTAGCCATGATCCTGGGCACACTGGTCATGAATCGCCTGAAGGGTGATTCACAGCCTCCGCCACA AGTTGAGGAGGCAGCAGCTTCAGAACCCAAACCACTTTTCCAGGTCATCCAGTCCCTGATCAACAAGCTGCCTAATGGACAGCAGGTCATGGAAGAG GTTGACCAGGCTATTGCCCTGTGTTCAGAAATGCACAACATAAAAGAAGCAATATACGAGAACAAGAGTAAGCTGGAAGGGATTGGAGAAGATTATCAAATTCAG ggAAGCAGTACCAAAGATTACTTTCTCAACAGAACCATCCAGAGCTTGGAGCGCTACTTCTACTTGATTGTATTTAATGCATACCTTCATGAACAG TATCCTCTTGCCTTTGTGTCCAACTTCAGCCAGTGGATGTGCTGCCATGCGTGGCTGTACAGGTTGCTGGCCTGCATGGACCTATCAGAGCTGTCAGCTCCAGCTGAGCTGGTCACCAGAGGAGCTCGTGTTCTG GTTGCTGATGAGTACTTGGCTCCCGATGTGCTCAGcacaatgaaagaaatgaaggCGGTCAACTTCAGACGAGTGCCCAAGATGCCTATTTATGGAGTGGCTCAGCCAACATCAGAG GCTGCCGGAGCAGTTTTGGCCCATCTGACggatgagaggaggaaacacagccACGTGTTGTGGGTAAATCTGCAGGAGGAGTTGGTGTTAGAGGGAAACGGTCAGATTTTCACCCCGAGGGAGCCCTCGTGCCTGGACCAGCACATTCCTCTCCCATCATCGGACCCACAGCTAATAGAG AAACTGGAGACTTCTTTGAAGGAGGCAATCCTGCAAGCTCAGAAGTGGCTGGAAGTAACGCTGGAGCAGGAGAAACAGATGAAGATGTTTAAAAGCTGCCTGACGGTCCAGGAAATCTTCAACCAGCACAAAAGCTCCCACCAGGGCCTGGTCTATAAACGCATCCCTTTGCCGGACTGCAGTGCACCTAGGGAGGAG GATTTTGATAAGCTGCTGGAGGCCATGAAGAGCGCCTTGGCCGAGGACTCGCACTCAGCCTTCGTTTTTAACTGCTCCAACGGCAAAGGCAGGACCACCACAGCCATGGTTGTCGCTGTTCTGACTCTCTGGCACTTTAAT GGTTTTCCAGAGTTTGCAGATGATGAGATTGTAAGTGTTCCTGATGCCAAGTACACAAAAGGAGAATTTGAG GTTGTGATGCAGCTGGTTCGATTGCTCCCAGACGGTCACAGGATGAAGAGGGAGGTGGACATGGCCCTGGACTCCGTCAGCGAGACCATGACCCCCATGCACTACCATCTGAGGGAGATCATCATCTGCACGTACAGACAG ATCAAAAGTGGTAAGACGGAGAAGGAGTGTCAGCAGCTGCTTCTGAGGAGCCTGCAGTGCCTGGAACGCTACATTTACCTCATCCTCTTCAACACATACCTGCATCTAGAGAAGAAAGACTCCTGGCAGCGCTCCTTCGCTGTTTGGATGGAACAG
- the pald1a gene encoding paladin isoform X1 gives MAENKQQRKGSASTDRSSSHTCLWSMGTTASAAPQPVSVASPLESVHGNGMADSRQSLSMSPFQTVNIHNNKAKSIITNKVAPVVITYNCRQEFQIHDDILKTNYKLGQISDTMPEHYLVQGEYFMVQDVYSKADVLNTTGSYGAPNFRQVKGSYPLYGMGQPSLNGFKQVLQRLQAQGHEEVIFFCVREEPVVFLHKDDDFVPYTPRRKENLHENLHGLEKEVLVESLELTIRKELHDFAKLNENIFFVYNDIEYFKDEPQKISITCEEDIHVTEEVYKRPMFTMPAYRYYRLPLPMEGAPLEEDFDAFVNILRERPSLSLGHNASRPLPALLFSCQVGVGRTNLAMILGTLVMNRLKGDSQPPPQVEEAAASEPKPLFQVIQSLINKLPNGQQVMEEVDQAIALCSEMHNIKEAIYENKSKLEGIGEDYQIQGSSTKDYFLNRTIQSLERYFYLIVFNAYLHEQYPLAFVSNFSQWMCCHAWLYRLLACMDLSELSAPAELVTRGARVLVADEYLAPDVLSTMKEMKAVNFRRVPKMPIYGVAQPTSEAAGAVLAHLTDERRKHSHVLWVNLQEELVLEGNGQIFTPREPSCLDQHIPLPSSDPQLIEKLETSLKEAILQAQKWLEVTLEQEKQMKMFKSCLTVQEIFNQHKSSHQGLVYKRIPLPDCSAPREEDFDKLLEAMKSALAEDSHSAFVFNCSNGKGRTTTAMVVAVLTLWHFNGFPEFADDEIVSVPDAKYTKGEFEVVMQLVRLLPDGHRMKREVDMALDSVSETMTPMHYHLREIIICTYRQIKSGKTEKECQQLLLRSLQCLERYIYLILFNTYLHLEKKDSWQRSFAVWMEQVAARAGVYDILNQLGFSEFENPRDTPLARLRCRWQQQNIQSLPFRGEFV, from the exons ATGGCAGAAAACAAGCAGCAAAGAAAAGGGTCTGCAAGTACAGATCGCTCCTCATCGCACAC CTGCTTGTGGAGCATGGGTACAACTGCCAGTGCCGCACCACAGCCTGTTTCCGTAGCGTCGCCGCTTGAGAGTGTCCATGGCAACGGGATGGCCGACAGCAGGCAGTCTCTTAGCATGAGCCCCTTTCAGACAGTCAACATCCACAACAACAAGGCCAAGTCCATTATCACCAACAAAGTCGCACCTGTCGTCATCAC GTATAATTGCAGACAAGAATTCCAGATTCATGATGACATCCTCAAGACCAACTACAAACTTGGTCAGATATCAGACACTATGCCTGAGCACTACCTGGTGCAG GGGGAGTACTTCATGGTCCAGGATGTGTACAGCAAGGCAGATGTCCTGAATACCACGGGCAGCTACGGGGCGCCCAACTTCCGTCAAGTCAAGGGATCCTACCCGCTGTATGGGATGGGTCAGCCGAGCCTGAACGGCTTCAAACAGGTTCTCCAGAGGCTCCAGGCGCAAGGACATGAG GAGGTTATATTCTTCTGTGTACGAGAGGAGCCGGTCGTTTTCCTGCACAAGGATGATGACTTTGTGCCATACACCCCCAGGAGGAAGGAAAACCTACATGAGAACCTTCATGGTCTGGAAAAGGAGGTGCTGGTGGAGAGCCTGGAGCTCACCATCAGGAAGGAG CTCCACGACTTTGCCAAGCTCAACGAGAACATCTTCTTCGTCTACAATGACATAGAGTACTTTAAAGACGAGCCGCAGAAGATCTCTATCACGTGTGAGGAGGACATCCATGTGACCGAGGAGGTTTATAAGAGGCCCATGTTCACCATGCCGGCCTACAG GTACTACAGATTACCATTACCAATGGAGGGAGCACCATTGGAAGAAGACTTTGACGCATTTGTTAACATACTCAGG GAGCGCCCCAGCTTGTCTCTGGGCCACAATGCGTCCCGGCCGCTGCCTGCTCTGCTCTTCAGCTGTCAGGTGGGCGTCGGCCGTACCAACCTAGCCATGATCCTGGGCACACTGGTCATGAATCGCCTGAAGGGTGATTCACAGCCTCCGCCACA AGTTGAGGAGGCAGCAGCTTCAGAACCCAAACCACTTTTCCAGGTCATCCAGTCCCTGATCAACAAGCTGCCTAATGGACAGCAGGTCATGGAAGAG GTTGACCAGGCTATTGCCCTGTGTTCAGAAATGCACAACATAAAAGAAGCAATATACGAGAACAAGAGTAAGCTGGAAGGGATTGGAGAAGATTATCAAATTCAG ggAAGCAGTACCAAAGATTACTTTCTCAACAGAACCATCCAGAGCTTGGAGCGCTACTTCTACTTGATTGTATTTAATGCATACCTTCATGAACAG TATCCTCTTGCCTTTGTGTCCAACTTCAGCCAGTGGATGTGCTGCCATGCGTGGCTGTACAGGTTGCTGGCCTGCATGGACCTATCAGAGCTGTCAGCTCCAGCTGAGCTGGTCACCAGAGGAGCTCGTGTTCTG GTTGCTGATGAGTACTTGGCTCCCGATGTGCTCAGcacaatgaaagaaatgaaggCGGTCAACTTCAGACGAGTGCCCAAGATGCCTATTTATGGAGTGGCTCAGCCAACATCAGAG GCTGCCGGAGCAGTTTTGGCCCATCTGACggatgagaggaggaaacacagccACGTGTTGTGGGTAAATCTGCAGGAGGAGTTGGTGTTAGAGGGAAACGGTCAGATTTTCACCCCGAGGGAGCCCTCGTGCCTGGACCAGCACATTCCTCTCCCATCATCGGACCCACAGCTAATAGAG AAACTGGAGACTTCTTTGAAGGAGGCAATCCTGCAAGCTCAGAAGTGGCTGGAAGTAACGCTGGAGCAGGAGAAACAGATGAAGATGTTTAAAAGCTGCCTGACGGTCCAGGAAATCTTCAACCAGCACAAAAGCTCCCACCAGGGCCTGGTCTATAAACGCATCCCTTTGCCGGACTGCAGTGCACCTAGGGAGGAG GATTTTGATAAGCTGCTGGAGGCCATGAAGAGCGCCTTGGCCGAGGACTCGCACTCAGCCTTCGTTTTTAACTGCTCCAACGGCAAAGGCAGGACCACCACAGCCATGGTTGTCGCTGTTCTGACTCTCTGGCACTTTAAT GGTTTTCCAGAGTTTGCAGATGATGAGATTGTAAGTGTTCCTGATGCCAAGTACACAAAAGGAGAATTTGAG GTTGTGATGCAGCTGGTTCGATTGCTCCCAGACGGTCACAGGATGAAGAGGGAGGTGGACATGGCCCTGGACTCCGTCAGCGAGACCATGACCCCCATGCACTACCATCTGAGGGAGATCATCATCTGCACGTACAGACAG ATCAAAAGTGGTAAGACGGAGAAGGAGTGTCAGCAGCTGCTTCTGAGGAGCCTGCAGTGCCTGGAACGCTACATTTACCTCATCCTCTTCAACACATACCTGCATCTAGAGAAGAAAGACTCCTGGCAGCGCTCCTTCGCTGTTTGGATGGAACAG